The DNA region TGGAATTGACCCAGCCGGCGGACAGTGTCACGGTGAATGTCTCCGATGCCAGCGGCAATGTCGTGCGCACCCTGCAGCTGGGTCAGCAAAGCGCGGCCGGAGTGGTCAACTTTGCCTGGGATGGCAAGGATAATACCGGTGCGACCGTGGCGGACGGCACTTATCAATTCAGCGCCACGGCCATGGTCGGGACAAGCAAGAGCAGCCCGACGACACTGTCTTACGGCATGGTGAACAGCGTTTCGCTGACTTCCAACGGGCCGGCGCTGGGCATGGGGGCACTCGGCGATGTGGCGCTGAGCGCGGTGCGGCAGGTTTTGTAATGAATGTTGCGCAAGGCGCACGTGATCGATATTAACAGGAGGTTGTCATGGGTTTCGAACAAGGTCTGAGCGGTCTGAATGCAGCATCCAAGAGTCTGGACGTGATCGGCAATAATGTCGCCAACGCCAGCACGGTCGGCTTCAAGGGTTCGCAGGCGCAATTCGCCGATGTCTACGCCAGTTCGATGGCCGGTTCCAGCGGCGGGCAGGCGGGTATTGGCGTCAGGGTGGCCACGGTGGCGCAGCAATTCACCCAGGGCAATATCACGACCACCAACAACTCGCTGGATATGGCTATCAGCGGTGCCGGTTTCTTCCGCATGGACAACAACGGATCGATCACCTACTCCCGCAACGGCCAGTTCCAGATGGACAAGAACGGTTTCATCGTCGACAGCCAGGGCTACAAACTCACCGGGTATCTGCCGAATGCCGCCGGCACGATCGTGGCGACCGCTCCCGCAGATTTGCAGATTTCCACCGCCGACCTGCTGCCCAAGCCGACCGCGAGCGTCACCGCCGGACTCAATCTGGACGCACGTCTGGCCGTGCCGGCAGTAGCTCCATTCGATCCGAACAATTCGGCGACCTTCAACAACTCCACCTCGGCGACAGTCTACGACAGCCTGGGCGGCGCCCATACCGCTTCGCTCTATTTCGTCAAGACGGCCACCAATGCCTGGAACACCTATCTGACGGTGGACGGAGCTTCGGTTCCTACCCCGGTGGCTCCCCTGACGGCGATGACCTTCAGTACCAGCGGCGTAATGACGGCACCAGCGGCGGCGGTGACTTCCGCATCGTTCACGCCGTCGGGCGGGGGGGCGGCGCAAACATTGAGCTTCAATTTCGCCGGCACCTCGCAGTTCGGCAGCACCTTCGGCGTGAATTCGCTCACCCAGGACGGCTATACCTCGGGGCACATGACCGGGTTCAGCACCGGCTCCGACGGTATCGTGACCGGGCGCTATTCAAACGGACAGACCAAGCCGCTGGGCCAGGTCGTGCTGGCCAATTTCAGCAATGCGCAGGGCTTGCAGCCGCAGGGCAACAACCAGTGGGTGGAGACCGCAACCTCGGGCGCTCCGCTGGTGGGCGTCCCCGGTTCTTCCAGCCTCGGCGTGCTGCAGACCTCGGCCACGGAAGATTCCAATGTCGACCT from Sideroxyarcus emersonii includes:
- the flgE gene encoding flagellar hook protein FlgE, translated to MGFEQGLSGLNAASKSLDVIGNNVANASTVGFKGSQAQFADVYASSMAGSSGGQAGIGVRVATVAQQFTQGNITTTNNSLDMAISGAGFFRMDNNGSITYSRNGQFQMDKNGFIVDSQGYKLTGYLPNAAGTIVATAPADLQISTADLLPKPTASVTAGLNLDARLAVPAVAPFDPNNSATFNNSTSATVYDSLGGAHTASLYFVKTATNAWNTYLTVDGASVPTPVAPLTAMTFSTSGVMTAPAAAVTSASFTPSGGGAAQTLSFNFAGTSQFGSTFGVNSLTQDGYTSGHMTGFSTGSDGIVTGRYSNGQTKPLGQVVLANFSNAQGLQPQGNNQWVETATSGAPLVGVPGSSSLGVLQTSATEDSNVDLTAELVNMITAQRAYQANAQTIKTQDQIMQTIVNLR